The genome window AAAACAATTATGAAAGAGCAAATAGAAAAATTTCAAAAAGTTGAAAAGAATCTTAGTGAGTCGAAAGGTCAATTTGAATTATTTGCACTGTTTTTAAGAGAAGATTCACCTGACAAATGGGACTTATTAATTTCGGCTGACTGGGCAAGAGCCAATAAAAAGAATTCGATTAACACTATAATTGAAGAAATCCGAAAAGAATTAACGGATCATGAATTGCTTATGTTATCTCGTATTATAATTCTTGATAAGGATGATGCAGCCTTGAAAGCTATACATCAAGCAATGCGGGTTGAACATGGATTAGCTGAGATATCAAATAGTAATTTTTTCGGTCTATCCATTAAACATGCTTATTTAATAACCTCACAAAGAGAAGTTCATAACAAGGCTAATTCAGCCGACGCAAAAAGCCGCGCGGCTGATTAGCGACGTTATGTCAAGAATTGAATGAAAAGAATTCGTGAAATAATAGCTGATATTAGAAATCGATATCCAAATGATGATTTCTTTTCTGATTTTGAGGAAACCTATCGGATAAGTGAATCAAAAAGAAAAGCATATCAAGCATATGGTAGAGTTTTAAATAAATTAGATGATCAGTCCTGGCAAGTCCTCAAAAAAAAAAGGCATTAAGGCACTTTCGGGACCATCGGAAGGGACAAAAGAAGCAGGGTTTTTTCAATCAACTGAATGAGGCCTTTGCATATAGTTATTTGATAAAGCAGGGTTGTGCTACTGTAAATTTCCTCGAAGAGGACGGCAGTAAAAAACCTGACTTAGAATACATCTATAAAAATTCAAGAGGGTATTGTGAAGTAAAAACTCTTAGCATATCTGATGAGGAAATAAACCGTCGTGGCTCCCTATCAGTAATAAATGGACAAATTTATTGTGTTTTAAATTCCAGATTCCTCAATAAATTTCATCAAGCTATTTGTAGTGCATGGGAACAAATAAACGCGATGGGCACCGAAGGAATAGTCTATGTCCTAATCAAATTTGATGATATTGCCCTTGATAATTATAAAAACTATCGACAACAATTGATAGATTATTCCAGACAACATAACTTTCACGGAATATTTATTAAAATTGGGTATTTAGGCAATAAGAGGATTGGCATAACATTGCCTTTCAGCTGACGGCGTTCCGCCGCCGCTGAAGGCTGCGTTATGTGTTTGATCAATCAACTTTCCCACAATTTAAAGGAGGTAAATCATGGGATGGATAGCCGATCTTTTTAAGGAAATTCCTCTTTCGGTCAATCTCCAATCGAAGCTTGGAGAGCTTGAAAAAAAAGTTTTTGGTTATTGAATTCGAGAACAATGATCTTAAATCTAAACTTGAGGATGCAAATAAAGAAATTGCAAGTCTCAATAAGATCATCCAGTCCTCTCAAGAAGACCAGGCTACAAAAAAACTCAAAGGTGTCGAAGAACAAATTCTTAAATTGCTCTTTGAGACAAACCAAGAACTTTATGCTTCT of bacterium contains these proteins:
- a CDS encoding ArsR family transcriptional regulator, which translates into the protein MKKKFLVIEFENNDLKSKLEDANKEIASLNKIIQSSQEDQATKKLKGVEEQILKLLFETNQELYASDISQKFNIKIGIAEYHINNLLNLGYIGSLFNMEDDTCYYIEPSGRSYIIENKLT